One Brevibacillus choshinensis genomic window carries:
- a CDS encoding ABC transporter substrate-binding protein — protein MKQKRIAKWAGPIVLAFSLLVTACGANETSSPGAEVEAKDLIVGLTGDPVSLDPHNATDTISSLINYQILDTLVAFNDKMQIVPRLAESWTVSEDGKTWTFKLRQGVTFQDGTPFNSEAVKINFERLADKGKKLSRRVLVGQFIEKITTNGDYEVVFQLNTPQGPFLNNLAVTASGILSPKSIRENEQGIAKKPIGTGPFSFKEWTPGNQVVLEANPQYWGGKPGVKSVTFKPVPENAARVIMLETGEADVIEKVPASEFERLKSNEEVQVVSRPTNRVLYVGINTTVAPFDQVKVRQALNYAIDRETLVNKLYEGRVKLATASVAAQTFGYSDVGAYSYDVEKAKQLLQEAGVKEGTKIRLILAANVIQDRPAAEFVQNNLQKLGLNVELKILELGSYLETLKDPSTYELFVRGASASTGDADSVLSDGLLSTSATNYSHYANPKVDEWIKAGAAQTKPEERQKSYAEALKLIKEEAPWISLHEDVGYVGMRKNIEGVEVQPTYIWDLRKVVKK, from the coding sequence ATGAAACAGAAGCGGATTGCAAAATGGGCTGGTCCCATCGTATTGGCTTTCTCGTTGCTTGTAACCGCGTGCGGTGCGAACGAGACGTCTTCGCCAGGAGCCGAAGTGGAAGCAAAAGATTTGATCGTAGGATTGACGGGAGATCCGGTAAGTCTGGACCCACATAATGCGACAGATACGATTTCCAGCCTGATTAACTATCAAATATTGGATACACTGGTTGCCTTCAATGACAAAATGCAAATCGTACCGCGCTTGGCGGAGAGCTGGACGGTGTCCGAGGACGGGAAGACTTGGACGTTCAAGCTCAGACAGGGAGTGACTTTCCAGGATGGCACCCCGTTTAATTCCGAAGCAGTGAAAATCAACTTTGAGCGTTTGGCCGACAAAGGGAAGAAGCTGAGTCGACGTGTGCTGGTGGGGCAATTCATCGAAAAGATCACCACCAATGGCGATTACGAGGTCGTCTTTCAGCTGAACACCCCGCAAGGACCTTTCTTGAATAACTTGGCGGTTACAGCGAGCGGGATTCTCAGCCCCAAGTCGATCCGAGAAAATGAGCAAGGCATTGCAAAAAAACCGATCGGAACAGGGCCATTTTCGTTTAAGGAATGGACACCCGGAAACCAGGTTGTGCTGGAGGCAAATCCGCAATATTGGGGCGGAAAGCCAGGGGTAAAATCCGTCACCTTCAAACCGGTTCCGGAAAATGCGGCACGTGTCATCATGCTGGAGACAGGTGAGGCAGATGTGATCGAAAAAGTACCTGCTTCTGAATTCGAGAGACTCAAATCGAATGAAGAAGTGCAAGTCGTCTCCAGACCGACGAATCGGGTGCTGTACGTGGGCATCAATACGACTGTCGCTCCCTTTGACCAAGTAAAAGTACGCCAGGCTCTAAACTACGCGATTGACCGGGAGACCTTGGTCAACAAACTGTACGAAGGACGGGTAAAGCTGGCGACAGCATCTGTGGCCGCCCAAACGTTTGGTTACAGCGATGTGGGTGCTTATTCTTACGATGTGGAGAAGGCAAAGCAGCTGCTGCAGGAAGCTGGTGTCAAGGAAGGTACCAAAATTCGCTTGATCCTCGCTGCAAACGTCATTCAGGACCGTCCGGCCGCTGAGTTCGTCCAAAATAACCTTCAAAAATTGGGTCTGAATGTGGAACTGAAGATTCTCGAATTGGGATCGTATTTGGAAACGCTGAAAGATCCATCCACTTATGAATTGTTCGTCCGAGGTGCTTCTGCTTCCACGGGAGATGCTGATTCCGTACTGAGTGACGGATTGCTGTCTACGAGTGCCACGAATTACTCCCACTACGCAAATCCAAAGGTCGACGAATGGATCAAAGCCGGCGCTGCGCAGACCAAGCCAGAGGAACGCCAAAAATCATACGCCGAAGCTCTCAAGCTGATCAAGGAAGAGGCACCGTGGATCTCCCTTCACGAGGATGTGGGGTACGTAGGCATGAGGAAAAACATCGAGGGCGTCGAGGTTCAACCTACGTATATCTGGGACTTGCGCAAGGTAGTGAAAAAATAA